The proteins below are encoded in one region of Aestuariivirga litoralis:
- a CDS encoding FTR1 family iron permease, producing MLGALIIVFREVFEAGLAIGIVAAAVGGAQRAGRYIWLGIAAGVVGSLIVAVFAGQIANLFGGYGQEMLNATILILAVFMLAWHTWWMARQGRNLAAELRELGQMAASGSRPMMAIAIVVATAVLREGSEVVLFLYGASAESGATAIQSLTGGLLGLALGACVSLITYYGIVQIPMRWIFAATTGLITLLAAGMAAQAARFLQAGGAVESLTTEMWDWSAFLPDSNLLGTFLKALMGYSDRPTALMVLAFVATLIAFTLISRLSSPKPRVQAA from the coding sequence ATGCTCGGCGCACTCATCATCGTCTTCCGCGAAGTCTTCGAGGCCGGACTGGCCATCGGCATTGTCGCTGCGGCTGTAGGTGGCGCGCAACGTGCGGGCCGCTACATCTGGCTTGGCATTGCGGCAGGCGTGGTGGGCAGCCTGATCGTGGCCGTCTTTGCCGGGCAAATCGCCAACCTCTTTGGCGGTTATGGCCAGGAAATGCTGAATGCAACCATCCTCATCCTGGCGGTCTTCATGCTGGCCTGGCATACCTGGTGGATGGCGCGGCAGGGCCGCAACCTCGCGGCTGAATTGCGCGAGCTCGGCCAGATGGCAGCCAGCGGATCAAGGCCGATGATGGCGATTGCCATTGTCGTGGCCACCGCCGTTCTGCGTGAAGGTTCGGAAGTGGTGCTGTTCCTTTACGGCGCGTCCGCCGAAAGCGGCGCAACTGCAATCCAGTCGCTGACGGGCGGGCTTTTGGGCCTGGCGTTGGGGGCTTGTGTTTCGCTGATCACCTATTACGGCATCGTGCAGATCCCGATGCGCTGGATATTTGCAGCGACCACAGGGCTCATCACGCTTCTCGCCGCAGGCATGGCAGCTCAGGCCGCCCGCTTCCTGCAGGCAGGCGGTGCCGTGGAATCTCTGACCACAGAAATGTGGGATTGGTCCGCATTCCTCCCAGACAGCAACTTGCTCGGCACCTTCCTGAAGGCGCTGATGGGCTACAGCGACAGGCCGACAGCACTGATGGTGCTGGCCTTTGTCGCTACCCTCATTGCTTTCACCTTGATCTCACGGCTGTCGAGCCCGAAGCCGCGCGTCCAAGCCGCCTAA
- a CDS encoding tetratricopeptide repeat-containing sulfotransferase family protein: MNKKAAPLLQGNYSEDRDKVLSYQKRGRLEPALAQAFLSKYPEDVQANVIVGEMLLTAGENFQAIAFYERAVTGSGFEPGYVDILTRLYLDHQFYENADKMLREAIRRHPQSATVFGNLGEFYSVLGRSDLAISHYRDALRLSHDNGYRQIVKRGLVEVLRASNRKDEALSVLAELQSAPGHKAYNAFTTADLTRANLESPVVQDILNLIDTSAGTIPPGDRTALLLGYGRAAEKSKNHDLAMESWQKARALNPAPYDAGEIESIVAKSVELYTKPLFDKTRGFANRSHAPVFVFGMPRSGTTLCEQILDAHPDCVGVGELGRMVVRGVPFIKKYGVPSGPGEIFANALKGKLVARGQEFLTVSSLVAKRPAKLVVDKTPTQFLAAGYIHLCLPYAKFINLMRHPADVFISTYQNHFTDTFSYAFNQVSFAHFYLHRAKILKHWRAVFGELILDLSYEELVSDPEPQVRRMLGFLGLDWDPACLRFHESGNAVRTFSRDQVRSGINNKSVGRWRNYEKHLGPLFEALGKAGYSYPESEI, translated from the coding sequence ATGAACAAGAAGGCTGCCCCCCTGCTCCAAGGAAATTACAGCGAAGATCGCGACAAGGTCCTCTCCTACCAGAAGCGCGGGCGGCTTGAACCGGCGCTGGCCCAGGCATTTTTGAGCAAGTATCCCGAGGATGTGCAGGCCAACGTTATTGTTGGTGAAATGTTGCTGACAGCCGGTGAAAACTTCCAGGCCATTGCATTCTATGAAAGAGCCGTGACGGGCAGCGGTTTTGAACCAGGCTATGTGGATATCCTGACGCGGCTCTATCTGGATCACCAGTTCTATGAAAACGCTGACAAGATGTTGCGCGAAGCCATTCGGCGCCATCCTCAATCCGCCACGGTTTTCGGAAATCTCGGAGAATTCTATTCAGTTCTGGGACGATCAGACCTCGCCATCAGCCACTACCGGGACGCACTCCGATTGTCACACGACAACGGGTATCGCCAGATCGTGAAGCGAGGCCTGGTTGAGGTGCTCCGGGCCTCCAACAGGAAAGATGAGGCTTTAAGCGTGCTCGCCGAGCTACAATCAGCACCTGGCCACAAGGCCTACAATGCTTTTACCACAGCGGATTTGACGCGGGCCAATCTGGAAAGCCCCGTGGTGCAAGACATCTTGAATTTGATTGATACATCGGCAGGTACGATCCCCCCGGGAGATCGTACGGCGCTTCTGCTTGGATATGGCCGCGCCGCCGAAAAGTCCAAAAATCATGACCTGGCCATGGAAAGCTGGCAGAAGGCCCGTGCCCTTAATCCGGCGCCATACGATGCCGGCGAAATCGAGAGCATCGTGGCAAAAAGTGTGGAGCTTTACACCAAACCCTTGTTTGACAAGACACGCGGCTTTGCCAACCGGTCGCATGCTCCCGTTTTTGTATTTGGCATGCCCCGCTCCGGCACCACACTTTGCGAGCAGATCCTTGATGCCCATCCCGATTGTGTTGGTGTTGGCGAGTTGGGCCGCATGGTGGTGCGTGGTGTTCCCTTCATCAAAAAATATGGTGTGCCAAGCGGGCCCGGAGAAATCTTCGCGAACGCCTTGAAGGGCAAACTTGTGGCGCGCGGGCAGGAATTCCTGACGGTTTCAAGTCTGGTCGCCAAACGTCCTGCAAAACTGGTTGTCGACAAGACTCCGACACAATTTCTGGCGGCTGGCTATATCCATCTGTGTTTGCCGTATGCGAAATTTATCAACCTAATGCGCCATCCCGCCGATGTGTTCATTTCAACTTATCAAAATCACTTCACCGATACGTTCAGCTATGCGTTCAACCAGGTTAGCTTTGCGCATTTCTACCTGCACCGTGCGAAAATTCTGAAACATTGGCGTGCTGTTTTCGGCGAGCTTATTCTGGATCTTTCTTATGAAGAACTTGTCTCAGACCCCGAACCCCAGGTTCGGCGGATGCTGGGCTTCCTCGGCTTGGACTGGGATCCGGCTTGCCTGCGTTTCCACGAATCCGGAAATGCCGTGCGCACCTTCAGCCGTGACCAGGTGCGGTCGGGCATCAACAACAAGTCCGTCGGCCGCTGGCGGAACTATGAAAAGCATCTTGGGCCGCTGTTTGAGGCATTAGGGAAAGCGGGTTATTCCTATCCTGAATCAGAGATTTAG
- the ilvD gene encoding dihydroxy-acid dehydratase, whose amino-acid sequence MPAYRSRTSTHGRNMAGARGLWRATGMKDGDFGKPIIAVVNSFTQFVPGHVHLKDLGQMVAREIEAAGGVAKEFNTIAVDDGIAMGHDGMLYSLPSREIIADSVEYMVNAHCADAMVCISNCDKITPGMLMASMRLNIPVVFVSGGPMEAGKYIAPKTGKTVALDLVDAMVAAADDKYSDEEVAVIERSACPTCGSCSGMFTANSMNCLTEALGLSLPGNGSTLATHSDRRRLFLEAGHLVVDLARRYYEQNDESVLPRNVASFKAFENAMTLDIAMGGSTNTVLHILAAAHEGGIPFTMDDIDRLSRRVPCVCKVAPAKSDVHMEDVHRAGGIMSILGELEKAKLIHTDVPTVHAATLGDAINRWDIGRTNSESVRDFFMAAPGGVVTTEAFSQSRRWDSLDTDREKGAIRSVEHAFSKDGGLAVLKGNLAVDGCIVKTAGVDESILKFTGPAVVFESQDSAVAGILNGDVKAGDVVVIRYEGPRGGPGMQEMLYPTSYIKSKGLGKACALITDGRFSGGTSGLSIGHVSPEAEEGGLIALVHSGDRIEIDIPNRTIKLAVPDEELAKRKAMQEARGKAAWTPMKSRPRKVTTALRAYAAFATSAAKGAVRNVP is encoded by the coding sequence ATGCCCGCTTACCGTTCCCGCACTTCCACCCATGGCCGCAACATGGCCGGCGCCCGTGGCCTCTGGCGCGCCACCGGCATGAAGGATGGTGATTTCGGCAAGCCGATCATTGCGGTGGTCAACAGCTTCACCCAGTTCGTACCCGGCCATGTGCATCTGAAGGATCTCGGCCAGATGGTCGCACGAGAGATCGAAGCGGCAGGCGGCGTAGCCAAGGAATTCAACACCATCGCTGTCGATGACGGCATCGCCATGGGCCATGACGGCATGCTCTATTCGCTGCCGTCGCGCGAGATCATCGCGGACAGCGTCGAATACATGGTCAATGCGCATTGCGCCGATGCGATGGTGTGTATTTCGAATTGCGACAAGATCACGCCGGGCATGTTGATGGCTTCGATGCGGCTGAACATCCCCGTTGTGTTCGTCTCCGGTGGCCCGATGGAAGCCGGCAAATACATCGCGCCGAAGACCGGCAAGACCGTGGCACTCGACTTGGTGGACGCCATGGTGGCGGCGGCGGATGACAAATATTCCGACGAGGAAGTAGCTGTCATCGAACGCTCTGCCTGCCCCACTTGCGGCTCATGCTCCGGCATGTTTACTGCCAATTCGATGAACTGTCTGACGGAAGCGCTGGGCCTTTCACTGCCGGGCAACGGCTCTACCTTGGCCACGCATTCGGATCGCCGCCGCCTATTCCTCGAAGCTGGCCATCTGGTGGTGGATTTGGCGCGCCGTTACTACGAGCAGAATGACGAAAGCGTGCTGCCGCGCAACGTTGCAAGCTTCAAGGCGTTCGAAAATGCCATGACGCTGGACATCGCCATGGGCGGTTCCACCAACACCGTACTGCACATCCTTGCAGCCGCGCATGAAGGTGGCATCCCCTTCACCATGGATGACATTGACCGGCTGTCGCGCCGCGTGCCTTGCGTGTGCAAGGTGGCACCCGCCAAGAGCGATGTTCACATGGAAGATGTGCACCGTGCCGGCGGGATCATGTCGATCCTGGGCGAACTTGAAAAGGCCAAGCTGATCCACACGGATGTGCCCACGGTTCACGCCGCCACGTTGGGCGATGCGATCAACCGCTGGGATATCGGCCGCACCAATTCTGAATCAGTGCGTGACTTCTTTATGGCCGCACCGGGTGGCGTGGTTACCACCGAAGCGTTCTCGCAATCACGCCGCTGGGACAGCCTTGATACCGACCGTGAAAAAGGCGCGATCCGCTCAGTTGAACACGCCTTCTCCAAGGATGGCGGCCTCGCCGTGCTGAAGGGCAACCTTGCGGTTGATGGCTGTATCGTGAAGACAGCGGGCGTGGATGAGTCTATCCTGAAATTCACGGGTCCGGCGGTCGTGTTCGAGAGCCAGGACAGTGCTGTCGCCGGCATTCTCAATGGAGATGTGAAGGCGGGCGATGTGGTGGTGATCCGCTATGAAGGCCCGCGCGGCGGCCCCGGCATGCAGGAAATGCTGTATCCGACGAGCTACATCAAGTCGAAGGGCCTGGGCAAAGCCTGCGCGCTGATCACCGATGGCCGCTTCTCTGGCGGCACGTCCGGTCTGTCGATCGGCCACGTTTCTCCGGAAGCGGAAGAAGGCGGGCTGATCGCGCTGGTACACAGTGGCGACCGGATCGAGATCGACATTCCAAACCGCACCATCAAGCTGGCCGTGCCGGATGAGGAACTGGCCAAGCGCAAGGCGATGCAGGAAGCGCGCGGAAAGGCCGCCTGGACGCCGATGAAGTCACGCCCCCGCAAGGTGACAACGGCGCTCAGGGCTTATGCGGCGTTTGCGACTTCGGCGGCCAAGGGGGCTGTGCGCAACGTACCTTAG
- a CDS encoding endonuclease/exonuclease/phosphatase family protein: protein MTFKSQLMAASVVLFAFATAPAMAGEIKLLSMNMWGAGANANKPIDETVAVMKASGADIIGALETVPEPDPCEAGTANCIPGDQSRAADIAKALGYHVHEFKHGTENHWADAVITKYEIGKETPNGVGVELKVDGKKVVVYAMNLNDAPYVPYQLLGIEYGKFPFIKTADEAVTFAKQAHGKALELLLADVASEQDAAAQFIMGDFNEPSVRDWTDATVAAKLQPIAVKWPFTSGLEAQGFTDTFRAIYPDPVAKPGITWTPTTEASDTTDHHDRIDFIFAKGKDLQIKSAGIVGEKAPEADLVVSPWPSDHRSTMAVIEIK from the coding sequence ATGACATTCAAAAGCCAATTGATGGCCGCCTCAGTGGTGCTTTTTGCATTTGCCACCGCCCCCGCAATGGCGGGCGAGATCAAGCTGCTCTCCATGAACATGTGGGGTGCGGGCGCCAATGCGAACAAGCCGATCGATGAAACGGTCGCTGTCATGAAGGCATCCGGCGCTGACATTATCGGTGCGTTGGAGACCGTCCCTGAGCCTGACCCTTGTGAAGCCGGCACCGCCAATTGCATTCCCGGCGACCAGAGCCGCGCTGCGGATATTGCCAAAGCGCTTGGCTATCATGTGCATGAATTCAAGCACGGCACCGAAAACCACTGGGCGGATGCCGTGATCACCAAATATGAGATCGGCAAGGAAACACCCAATGGCGTTGGTGTTGAGCTGAAAGTCGATGGCAAGAAGGTGGTGGTTTACGCCATGAACCTGAATGACGCGCCCTATGTGCCCTATCAGCTGCTCGGCATTGAATATGGCAAATTCCCTTTTATCAAAACCGCAGACGAAGCGGTGACCTTTGCCAAGCAGGCGCATGGCAAGGCGCTGGAGCTGCTATTGGCCGATGTGGCTTCCGAGCAGGATGCGGCGGCACAATTCATCATGGGTGATTTCAACGAGCCGAGCGTGCGCGATTGGACTGACGCGACAGTGGCCGCCAAGCTGCAACCCATCGCTGTCAAATGGCCCTTCACCTCAGGCCTGGAAGCCCAAGGCTTCACCGACACATTCCGGGCGATCTATCCGGACCCGGTGGCCAAGCCCGGCATTACCTGGACGCCGACGACAGAGGCCAGCGATACGACTGACCATCATGACCGCATAGATTTCATCTTTGCCAAAGGCAAGGATTTGCAAATCAAGTCGGCGGGGATTGTGGGCGAGAAAGCTCCAGAAGCTGATCTGGTTGTGAGCCCGTGGCCTTCAGATCACCGCTCGACGATGGCGGTGATCGAAATCAAGTAA
- a CDS encoding sulfotransferase family protein codes for MGKEPGAQLTLIKAFLGRFPNDIHANYLMADTMMAVGHELNAIPFAQRAVQLGRFEPDHVALLLNLYCKFHFLEQVDRLLPQVLASGKSSAEQDRAIGNYYSRIAKAELALPYLKRACDTFVDVRSRHRTLGLLLECLRDANHNDEARALIEKQASSADTRSWALGELAQIARPDETVSLIEQIETQLLVPDDKDDPRTASSREALYLQLGNLKARQGRHDEAFEDWKASRALVNLTYSAAANEYTVKETKSFYQKSLFERTLPYANADASLVFVVGMPRSGTTLAAQILAAHPQAASAGELVRLSVEAKFFTGRYHVAGGLKQLLADAQAGAIASRTEDFLKLARLVAGKPAARLVDKTPLQFQSAGYIHMCFPHARFINMERHPADIFISTYQNGFSQEFGFAFDQEAFAHFFLKRHEILKYWRSLFPEKILDVGYESLTASPDLQVRRILDFLALDWDPACLKFFEHSSTVRTFSRDQVRSAINTKSVGRWRNYEKHLGPLFEALDKAGYSYPENSAANGAN; via the coding sequence ATGGGCAAAGAGCCGGGTGCCCAACTGACATTGATCAAAGCCTTCCTGGGACGCTTTCCCAACGATATCCATGCGAACTATCTCATGGCCGACACCATGATGGCCGTGGGCCACGAATTGAACGCCATTCCATTCGCCCAGAGAGCAGTACAGCTCGGCCGCTTTGAACCCGACCATGTGGCGCTGCTGCTCAACCTCTATTGCAAGTTTCACTTTCTTGAGCAGGTGGATCGCCTGTTGCCCCAGGTCTTGGCCAGCGGCAAAAGTTCCGCCGAACAGGACCGAGCGATCGGTAACTATTACAGCCGGATTGCCAAAGCAGAACTGGCTCTGCCCTATCTCAAAAGGGCTTGCGACACATTTGTTGACGTGCGCTCCAGGCATCGAACCCTCGGCCTCCTTCTGGAATGCTTGCGAGATGCAAACCACAATGATGAGGCCAGAGCACTGATTGAGAAACAGGCTTCATCGGCAGATACACGCTCCTGGGCGCTGGGTGAGCTTGCTCAAATTGCCAGGCCGGATGAAACCGTTTCGCTGATCGAGCAGATCGAAACCCAACTTTTGGTGCCTGATGACAAAGACGATCCCCGGACGGCCAGCAGCAGAGAAGCGCTTTACCTCCAACTGGGCAACCTGAAAGCCCGGCAAGGCCGGCATGATGAGGCTTTTGAAGATTGGAAAGCGTCTCGTGCTCTCGTAAACCTGACATACAGTGCAGCTGCGAACGAGTACACCGTCAAGGAAACCAAATCTTTCTACCAGAAGAGCCTGTTTGAACGCACCCTGCCCTATGCAAATGCCGATGCATCGCTGGTGTTTGTGGTGGGCATGCCACGATCAGGAACCACGCTTGCGGCACAGATTCTCGCGGCACATCCACAAGCGGCCAGCGCCGGAGAATTGGTGCGGCTATCCGTCGAGGCGAAGTTTTTTACCGGCAGATATCATGTGGCGGGCGGGCTGAAACAGCTCCTTGCAGACGCGCAGGCCGGAGCCATCGCCAGCCGCACCGAAGATTTTCTGAAACTTGCCCGGCTTGTTGCCGGAAAGCCTGCCGCACGCCTCGTTGACAAAACGCCACTGCAATTCCAGTCGGCGGGATATATCCATATGTGCTTCCCGCATGCGCGGTTCATCAACATGGAGCGCCATCCGGCCGATATTTTCATTTCCACCTACCAAAATGGATTTTCACAGGAATTCGGTTTTGCCTTTGATCAGGAGGCCTTTGCGCATTTCTTCCTCAAACGCCACGAAATCCTGAAATACTGGAGAAGCCTGTTTCCGGAAAAGATTTTGGACGTAGGGTATGAATCCCTCACCGCATCGCCGGACCTGCAGGTGCGGCGTATTCTGGACTTCCTCGCGCTTGACTGGGACCCCGCCTGCCTCAAATTCTTCGAGCATTCTTCGACCGTGCGCACGTTCAGCCGCGATCAGGTGCGTTCCGCGATCAACACAAAGTCAGTCGGCCGTTGGCGCAATTATGAAAAACATCTCGGGCCGTTGTTTGAAGCTCTCGACAAAGCCGGCTATTCCTATCCTGAAAATTCTGCCGCGAACGGGGCCAATTAG
- a CDS encoding cupredoxin domain-containing protein, which translates to MRMLFVAALSVAALTAASVARADDQPVEWKLKGTNFDPPVLKVKAGPALTIKFINENDVAGELECKGLKIEKPVTAGGTIMVKVLNAKPGTYDCVDEPHEDKAKAQIIVE; encoded by the coding sequence ATGAGAATGTTGTTTGTGGCTGCACTGTCAGTAGCAGCTTTGACTGCCGCTAGCGTTGCGCGCGCGGACGACCAGCCTGTCGAATGGAAGCTCAAGGGCACGAATTTCGATCCGCCCGTTTTGAAGGTGAAGGCCGGCCCTGCGCTCACCATCAAGTTCATCAACGAAAACGATGTTGCCGGTGAGCTGGAATGCAAGGGTCTGAAGATCGAAAAGCCGGTCACCGCTGGCGGCACCATCATGGTCAAGGTTCTCAATGCCAAGCCGGGCACTTACGATTGCGTGGATGAGCCTCATGAAGACAAGGCCAAAGCCCAGATCATTGTAGAATAA
- a CDS encoding aminotransferase: MVVTVSPRLSSVEFPPIAEALSWVNGRQSNRELLNLCQAVPSYPPAETLQDEFARLVHLPGMGGYTEILGITELREAFASHLASSYAARVASKDVGITTGCNQAFAAAVMAIAEPGDNIIMPAPYYFNHQMWLGMLGVAITPISAFSPGGAWPSAADAKAAITPKTRAIMLCTPNNPSGAIYPASVLKEFYDVAREADIALIIDETYKDFRPDATPAHALLNEPDWRDRLIQLFSFSKIYALAGYRLGAMVAGAEVMHQATKVLDTMTICPPQVSQRGVLFALKELDEWKQGKKALMAERLAAMRAAFTKPGLKYELISSGAYFAYVKHPFEGEGSRVVAKRLAQEHDVLCLPGAMFGEGQEDYLRFAFANVDKDKMSLLAERLIESQGA, encoded by the coding sequence ATGGTCGTTACCGTTTCGCCGCGTCTCTCCAGTGTCGAGTTTCCACCGATCGCGGAGGCGTTGAGCTGGGTCAACGGCCGGCAAAGCAACCGGGAACTTCTCAATCTCTGCCAGGCCGTGCCCAGCTATCCGCCAGCGGAGACGCTGCAAGATGAATTCGCGAGGCTGGTACATTTGCCGGGCATGGGTGGATATACCGAAATCCTTGGCATTACAGAGCTCCGCGAGGCTTTCGCCAGCCATCTCGCATCGAGTTATGCTGCACGCGTGGCCAGCAAGGACGTGGGCATCACCACCGGGTGCAATCAGGCCTTTGCGGCGGCCGTGATGGCGATTGCCGAGCCTGGCGACAATATCATCATGCCAGCGCCCTATTACTTCAATCATCAAATGTGGCTGGGCATGCTGGGTGTGGCCATCACCCCGATTTCTGCTTTTTCACCGGGGGGCGCATGGCCGTCGGCTGCCGATGCAAAGGCGGCAATCACGCCGAAGACCCGCGCCATCATGCTGTGCACCCCCAACAACCCTTCAGGTGCGATCTATCCGGCATCGGTGCTAAAGGAATTTTACGACGTGGCGCGCGAGGCCGACATCGCGCTTATCATCGATGAGACCTACAAGGATTTCCGCCCTGACGCTACACCTGCCCATGCGTTATTGAATGAGCCTGACTGGCGGGACCGTCTGATCCAGCTGTTTTCCTTCTCGAAGATCTATGCACTGGCTGGATATCGCTTGGGGGCCATGGTTGCTGGGGCGGAAGTCATGCATCAGGCCACCAAGGTTCTCGACACAATGACCATTTGCCCTCCGCAGGTTTCGCAGCGCGGCGTATTGTTTGCGCTAAAGGAACTGGACGAGTGGAAGCAAGGCAAGAAGGCTCTGATGGCGGAGCGCCTTGCGGCAATGCGTGCAGCCTTCACCAAACCCGGATTGAAATATGAACTGATCTCCAGCGGGGCCTATTTCGCCTATGTCAAACATCCGTTTGAGGGCGAAGGTTCTCGTGTGGTGGCCAAGCGGCTGGCGCAGGAACATGACGTTCTGTGCCTGCCGGGTGCGATGTTTGGAGAAGGACAGGAAGATTATTTGCGTTTTGCCTTTGCCAATGTGGATAAAGACAAAATGTCCTTGCTGGCCGAACGCCTGATCGAGAGCCAGGGTGCCTAA
- a CDS encoding DUF2852 domain-containing protein — protein sequence MNNSAYASAEDGGRGSSWGARSGKKPWSVYEIAAVVGGFAVFWPIGLGALFLRYKNGEVWKGASEMQAPWSQWKSPKDAADHFAKATSGWKNRTWSAYSSTGNEAFDEYRRAKLEELEAMKRKLDEERQAFDEYLTKLRKAKDREDFERFVAERNVPSTRED from the coding sequence ATGAATAACAGTGCTTATGCCAGTGCGGAAGATGGCGGCCGTGGTTCATCCTGGGGCGCACGCTCCGGAAAGAAGCCTTGGTCGGTCTATGAAATTGCGGCAGTCGTCGGCGGTTTTGCCGTGTTTTGGCCAATCGGGCTCGGCGCCCTGTTTCTGAGATACAAGAATGGTGAAGTCTGGAAAGGAGCCAGTGAAATGCAAGCCCCATGGTCGCAATGGAAAAGCCCGAAGGACGCCGCGGATCATTTCGCCAAAGCCACCAGCGGCTGGAAGAACCGCACATGGTCGGCCTACAGCTCCACCGGGAATGAAGCCTTTGACGAGTATCGCCGCGCCAAGCTCGAAGAGCTGGAAGCCATGAAGCGCAAGCTCGACGAAGAGCGCCAGGCTTTCGATGAATACCTGACCAAGCTGCGCAAGGCCAAGGACCGCGAAGATTTCGAACGCTTCGTCGCTGAACGCAACGTGCCCAGCACGCGCGAAGACTGA
- a CDS encoding quinone oxidoreductase family protein, which yields MKAIRFERTGGPEVLQLQDVNLEEPGTGEVQLRHTAIGLNFVDTYYRSGLYPSPLPSGLGNEAAGVVTKLGKGVKALKVGDRVAYGTGALGAYQEARNFPANRLVKLPKAISDEVAAGMMLKGMTTRYLLRATYKVKKGQTVLFHAAAGGVGLIFGQWAKALGVKAIGTVGSDEKVAIARKHGYAHVINSSTEDVVARVKEITKGKGVPVVYDGVGQATFNVSLDCLSPLGLLVSFGNASGAVSAFNLGILAGKGSLYVTRPTLGTYVASDADFQATARDLVNVVKSGKVKIQINQRYKLADAAKAHEDLAARRTTGATVLIP from the coding sequence ATGAAGGCAATTCGGTTTGAACGGACAGGCGGTCCAGAAGTTTTACAGCTGCAGGATGTGAATTTGGAAGAGCCTGGCACAGGCGAAGTACAACTCCGCCACACGGCCATTGGCCTCAATTTCGTCGATACCTATTACCGCAGTGGCCTCTATCCCAGCCCATTGCCCTCCGGCCTTGGCAACGAGGCTGCAGGCGTGGTCACCAAGCTTGGCAAGGGTGTAAAGGCCTTGAAGGTGGGTGACAGGGTGGCTTATGGTACCGGCGCTCTGGGCGCCTATCAGGAGGCGCGCAATTTTCCCGCCAACCGGCTCGTCAAACTGCCAAAAGCGATCAGCGACGAAGTGGCCGCCGGCATGATGCTGAAGGGCATGACCACACGTTACCTGCTGCGCGCCACTTACAAGGTCAAGAAGGGCCAAACCGTGCTGTTCCACGCGGCTGCGGGCGGCGTGGGCTTGATCTTTGGCCAATGGGCCAAGGCGCTGGGCGTGAAGGCCATCGGTACGGTAGGCTCCGACGAGAAAGTCGCCATCGCCAGGAAGCATGGCTATGCCCATGTGATCAATTCCAGCACCGAAGATGTCGTGGCCCGTGTGAAGGAAATCACCAAGGGCAAGGGCGTGCCGGTTGTCTATGACGGCGTGGGGCAGGCCACATTCAATGTCTCGCTCGACTGCTTGAGCCCGCTGGGCCTGCTGGTGTCCTTCGGCAACGCTTCAGGTGCTGTATCTGCTTTCAATCTCGGCATATTGGCGGGCAAAGGTTCGCTCTATGTCACTCGGCCCACTTTGGGCACCTATGTGGCCAGCGATGCCGATTTCCAGGCCACGGCGCGTGATCTGGTCAATGTCGTCAAATCCGGCAAGGTGAAGATCCAGATCAACCAGCGCTACAAGCTTGCTGATGCGGCCAAAGCGCATGAAGACCTGGCGGCGCGGCGCACCACGGGCGCTACAGTTCTGATCCCTTAG
- a CDS encoding S1C family serine protease — MNRFFPLTLMLSALLLSACVADQAVDMESRPIALDQNAEPAGAAGVQSAASVASMLPATGPTYVTLTVARQNGGSMPSPKDGTTAITSGSGFVVSPDGFVVTAAHVAVNKGNEISARAANGRIYSGTVVGIYPGNDMALVKLRSFNGRDVVPASPACVAVGSPIYTLGKPHGAGDTARIGTLQAMHFGRAVAYGNFGYPDAMVLHMGTQRGESGGPVFNAQGQLIGMVVSTLSDESGNSITMAHAIPANTIGKFICSQGSCSSNWQAIAAKPVDSCG; from the coding sequence TTGAATCGCTTTTTTCCCCTTACACTTATGCTCTCTGCTCTGCTGCTTTCGGCCTGCGTGGCTGACCAGGCGGTGGATATGGAAAGCCGTCCGATCGCACTTGACCAGAATGCTGAGCCTGCGGGTGCGGCCGGCGTCCAGAGTGCTGCTTCCGTGGCCAGCATGCTTCCTGCCACCGGCCCGACCTATGTGACCTTGACCGTGGCGCGGCAAAACGGCGGTTCGATGCCTTCGCCCAAGGATGGCACGACGGCAATCACCTCAGGCTCTGGCTTTGTGGTTTCGCCAGATGGCTTTGTGGTCACTGCGGCGCATGTGGCGGTCAACAAGGGCAATGAAATTTCAGCACGCGCTGCCAATGGGCGCATCTATAGCGGCACGGTGGTGGGCATCTATCCCGGCAATGATATGGCGCTGGTGAAGCTGCGTTCGTTCAATGGGCGCGATGTTGTACCGGCCTCGCCGGCCTGCGTGGCCGTAGGCTCGCCCATCTACACGCTGGGTAAGCCGCATGGCGCGGGTGATACCGCGCGCATCGGGACACTGCAGGCGATGCATTTCGGCCGTGCGGTGGCTTATGGCAATTTCGGCTATCCCGATGCCATGGTGCTGCATATGGGGACCCAGCGCGGCGAAAGCGGCGGTCCTGTGTTCAACGCCCAAGGCCAATTGATCGGCATGGTGGTTTCAACCCTGTCGGATGAATCAGGGAATTCGATCACCATGGCGCATGCCATTCCGGCCAATACGATTGGCAAGTTCATCTGCAGCCAAGGCTCCTGCAGTTCGAACTGGCAAGCCATCGCCGCCAAGCCGGTTGACAGCTGCGGTTGA